TTGCTTTGATTACTTCTTTCCTGTGCATCTTTCCTATTTGCCTTCCAGATTGGACAAAGAAGGCTCCATTCATCAACAAATCCTCCTCTGATCTCCAATTCCATTTCCTCCACTCACTCTCAGATGCATAGTCCCTCTTCGTCACCTAGACCACCCACGCATGAAAAGTGTTACTATTTCTACATATACAATGTCAAATGTATGCAAGTGAATGTGCACGCATCTTATGTATGTGGATtgattctttcctttcttctttttgggttaTTGTATGTGAATTAATTTGATGATTTACGATTGAAACTCGAGAGAATTTGAAAttggaaaagagaaatgttgaatttgttttttttttaacctttgcATTTTGTGCCTATGATTGTAGTATGCCTACCTCCTTAGAAGCTGCGATGGGAGGAGCGATAAACCGGTTACCCTGGCTAAGAACGGTAGGATCTTGGCTACCACCAATGGCATACATGAGCCAATGAGTGTAGTCGTTGTTTACAACATGGACAAACCCAAATCGGCATCTTGGCATCCTTTGCACCAATCCCTGACCGAAGTGATTGAAAGCAAGAGTTATCTGCATGAGTTTATCACCTTTGAATATATTGCTTCCGCCAAACAACATCACCtgcatgcatacatacatgCTTATTACCATTCATAAATCATTGAGAAAACATATTTCATTGAAGTGGGAATTACGATAGATGTACCTCATTGTGTTTGGTGAAGTGGCAGTTGGAGATGGTGATGGCCGTGGATCCCTGAATGGCATCAATTAGTCCATCCTGGCAATTTGACATTGAAATATGATCAATCCAAATATTTGACGATCCAAAAATAGAGATGCCATCACCATCACTCTCCGTGCGAAAGCCATAGTGATCAACCGCGTCTCTGACTAGGCCACCGTTCCCTTTCTTTATGTCGTGGATGTGGAGGTCATGGATTATCACATTTTTCACAAACTGAAGGGTAATTTGAGCACCATTGCAAATGTGCACTCTAGCCCCACGTCCATCGATAGTCTTGTCACTTGTCACCATAAGCTCTTGGTTTAGCCTAATTTCCATGCTGTGTGCAAATATGATCCAGAGTGGCGCAGGTTGGATCACTGCGTGCCGCAGCGTTCCCGGTTTAGGGTTCACCATGTCGTTGTCCGATGCATCTGTGACCACATAGAGTTTCCCAGCCTTGCCTCCGGTTGTCCCACGGCCAAAGCCTATGACACAATTGGGTAGCCTCTTGCGGTGCTTACCCCAGCTTTTGTGGCATCTCCAGCATCGATCAATTGGGTTTGTAGCCTGACACATGCTTCTTCGTTTGCCTAAACTTCTCCTTGTGCTATTGCCACCTTCGAAGTCCCTGCATGGAAGTTACAGttgccaaaaacaaagaaacaaaaaagcatTAACGACCAAACCATACAATTCCTAGAAAaccatttaattttactttcCATGCAAACATCTATTTATATTGGCATATGGGTGCATATGTGAATCATTTGTCACTAAGCTGAAAATTAATGGTCTTACTTGTGGACTTGATCGTTAAAATGATCGGTGACTTCCTCGGGATTTCGTTGGTAGGCTTTGACGGCGGCCTTCTTGGCTTCTTCCTCTCGCCGCTGCCACACCTCATCAAAATCGGCAATGTGAGCATTCAGGGTTGGAAATATTGCAAGCAACGTACATAAAATGAGCAATCCAAGCTTGATAGCTTCCATTGCTGTCTCTTCAACTTAAACACTTCGTGTCAAATTTAGCTTGTTTTCAATATGCAACGAGAATTGGATTTTTCCTTTGCTTTTCGCCTGTGGAGGGTACTAAAAGTTTCAAAAGGATTATGCGAGGGTATGATTAAATACTAGGACCAGAAAtctaaaggaagaaaagaaagaaaatgagacgAAGGGAGGGAAGACAGGAGAGCCACCCACAACGGTCAGGTTTTTagtccacatatatatatataattgaaaaaattctcATACCAGTCATCAAAATTTCACCTTCTTATTTGCTAAATTGCCTTGCCCCATTCGTAATCGTTGATTTGTTCATAGAAATTATATAAAATGCAAATGGAACATTTCATTTAAATGCACTGTAATTGATTGAATGAGACTTCTTCAGCTCAATTGATTAAAGCAAGTAATTTTCACATGTATTTCATTTGATTAATTGTTCATAGAAATTATATAAAATGCAAATGGAACATTTCATTTAAATGCACTGTCAATAAACAATCCGATTAGTGTTGTTAATTGTGAGCATTTCAttgaacaaagttttcttccgaCTAGGTTGAATGAGACTTCTTCAACTCGATTAGAGCAAgtaatttttacatgtattttatttagttaAGTGTGATTCTGGTAGCACTTCTCGTTGGACATTGCTCAAAATAGATATATGTAGTGGGAACTACAAGCGTCCCCACAAAAATTCAATCGAGCCATAGCTTAAGAACTGTAGCCAGTGGCACTTAAGCCAATAA
This genomic interval from Corylus avellana chromosome ca3, CavTom2PMs-1.0 contains the following:
- the LOC132176570 gene encoding pectate lyase-like, with amino-acid sequence MEAIKLGLLILCTLLAIFPTLNAHIADFDEVWQRREEEAKKAAVKAYQRNPEEVTDHFNDQVHKDFEGGNSTRRSLGKRRSMCQATNPIDRCWRCHKSWGKHRKRLPNCVIGFGRGTTGGKAGKLYVVTDASDNDMVNPKPGTLRHAVIQPAPLWIIFAHSMEIRLNQELMVTSDKTIDGRGARVHICNGAQITLQFVKNVIIHDLHIHDIKKGNGGLVRDAVDHYGFRTESDGDGISIFGSSNIWIDHISMSNCQDGLIDAIQGSTAITISNCHFTKHNEVMLFGGSNIFKGDKLMQITLAFNHFGQGLVQRMPRCRFGFVHVVNNDYTHWLMYAIGGSQDPTVLSQGNRFIAPPIAASKEVTKRDYASESEWRKWNWRSEEDLLMNGAFFVQSGRQIGKMHRKEVIKAKPGKFVRRLTRFAGALNCVEHKLC